Below is a genomic region from Neovison vison isolate M4711 chromosome 9, ASM_NN_V1, whole genome shotgun sequence.
ACAGTGTTAGGAgaagcctcctcccctcccctgacccTCATATAATTATCAACACTTCCTGAAATATCAAAAGCAAGGCCCCACTGTTAAACTTATTTAAGAAACAGTAGGAAAACCAGTGATCTGGATCAATATGCAAAACTGTAGTCAATTTCTTGGAATCAGAACCTAAAACCTGATCTAATcagtgttttcaaatttttgtatttatattaagttttttttaaaagattttatttatttatttgacagagagaaatcacaagtagacggagaggcaggcagagaaagagagagagggaagcaggctccctgctgagcagagagcccgatgcgggactcgatcccaggaccctgagatcacgacctgagctgaaggcagcggcttaacccactgagtatTTATATTAAAACCCAGTGTATTTGTTAAAATGGGACATTCTCAGGTTGCATTTCCTAGAAATTATGATTCAGTAGTTTAGACCTTGGGACCTAATacctatatttaaaataagtatccTAATACCTatatttaaaatcagtatttcaaGTGATGCAGTTCATTCTAAGTCTGCTGAATGAGAAACTGTTTAGAGAGTAATGCTTCTTCCCTAAATGTGTATAGTATTGCATATTACAATGTAATTTATAAGACTTTTGTCTATCATCTGGTTAATCCTAAAGCTGGATTTTCTATCTTTGTGAGCATATGCAGTAacgtttttgaaaaattaaaatttaagccCACTTGGAGAAGTTTAAGACAGACTTTGCAATAAGTGAAGACCTCTGATCACGTTACAAATCCAAGAGTAATTATGGGGAAGCGGTATGGTGAAAGATCATTGGTGTTGCTTTCAGAAGAGGTGGATTTGAGACTCAGCTGTGTCGTCTTAGGCAgatcacttaatctctctgagtttCTCTTACCTAAAATTAGTATTACACCAACCCACCAATTTTGCACACctgattaatattcaaaatgacAGAGTGGCAAAGTGTTAACACAAAAGTAAGATTTAATCACTGTTAGAGGGATGATCATTGTTTTTGACTGACACACCTGtttgaatttaaagaaatagtaTTTAGCTTCAGGGGCATTTGTTTCTTGGAATAATCTCAATATCTTCCTACTAAAAGGAAAACTGTAAAAGCTTTTTACAGTTTAGGCAACATGCAAAGAAAACCTTGAGTGACATGAtcaaggatacaaaattaatttacAGATAAGACTAGGATTCAAGTCTTCTTTATTACTATCCCAGGTCACTTTCCACTATGCTTTACTCAgttgtctttttcattctttattgtaATTCACAGACAAGGTGATTCCGGCACACCAGAGTTTGAGCACTACTGTTTTTACTCCATTAGATATGGTAGTGGGATGGTAATCAGGGTCTCCACCTCTTATTGCTCTTATTTGATAAACagatttttagaaagttttttattaacatataatgtattattagccccaggggtacaggtctgtgaatcaccaggtttacacacttcacagcactcaccatagcacacacctccccaatgtccataacccaaccatgcTTGATAAACAGAtttattggggtattactttttgCATACCATACAATTGACCAGTCTTAATTGTACAAtgcagtggtttttagtataatCAGAGTTATGCAACcacaattaattttataatatttcatcaCTCCAAGAGAAACCCACTATCTGACAGCAGTCATTTTAcattctctccttcccactgcctctggcaaccactaatctactctcTATATAGATTTGTCTTTTCAAGACCTTAACTATAAATCTGggcatttgtaatgatgtggctagaactagagggtataatgctaagcaaactAAGTCAGTCAAAGgaatataccatatgatttcgcttgtgttgtggaatttaagaaacaaaacagatgaagttggagggcaaaaagagaaagagagggaaaccaTAAAAAAGACTCTTTAGGATACAGAACAAAAGGAGGGTTAATATAGGCAGGTGGACAGGGGATGACCtagttgggtgatgggtattaaggagggcacttgtgatgaataCTGAGTGCTGTATctaatgatgaatcactaaattctactcctgaaactaatattacactatctgttaactaactagaatttgaataaacacttgaaaaaaaattaataaaatgaaattgctcgaggaggaaaaaaagacctTTACTACAAACGGAATTATACAATacgtggtcttttgtgactggcttctttcacctgaAGGGTTTTCaagatgtaattatttttaaaattattggggTAACGATAGTTTAGAAATAACGGGTAAGAAATCATCCATACATTCAATaacataaatttctttctttctcccttccttctttttctctcttccttccttccctccctttctttccttctttctttcttttctttctctctttctttcctttctccgcAGGTGTTTTTTCTTATTGGAAAACAGATGGAGGGTCCTTCTTCCCCACTCTGACCTACCTACCCCAAACACCTAGTTGCTTACAACTCGGAGCACAGGCAAACCAACCCGCGAGCAGAGGATGAGCGACCCCGCCCATCCCCGCTGGCGCCTTGCTTGCGTCACTGTTTCTGGCCGCAgacccccctcccttcttcccggTCGCGATTTCTTTGACATAGCGCGATGGCGGCGGCCGGGGCTGCAGGGTTGCCGGCTACAGTGTCGGGAAAGCAAGAGTTTTACCAGCTTCTGAAGAACCTGATCAATCCAAGCTGTATGGTGcggagacaggcagaggaagtCTATGAAAATATCCCAGGTCTGTGTAAGACTACATTCCTCTTAGATGCTGTCAGAAATAGAAGAGCAGGTTATGAGGTGAGACAAATGGCTGCCGCACTGCTACGACGGCTTTTGTCCTCTGGGTTTGAGGAAGTCTATCCAAATCTGCCTTCTGATGTTCAGAGGGACGTCAAGATTGAACTGATACTGGCTGTTAAGTTAGAAACACATGCTAGCATGAGGAAAAAACTTTGTGATATTTTTGCCGTGCTGGCCAGGAATTTGATAGATGAGGATGGCACTAACCACTGGCCCGAAGGTCTGAAGTTCCTTATTGATTCAATCTACTCTAAAAATGTAGTTCTATGGGAAGTTGCACTTCATGTTTTCTGGCACTTTCCTGGGATTTTTGGGAACCAAGAGCGGCATGATTTGGATATCATCAAACGGTTGTTGGACCAGTGCATTCAAGATCAAGAACATCCTGCAATCAGGACATTGTCTGCTAGAGCTGCAGCTGCATTTGTACTTGCTAATGAGAATAATATTGCTCTTTTCAAAGACTTTGCAGACTTGCTTCCTGGAATCTTACAGGCTGTAAATGACTCGTGCTATCAGGATGATGATTCAGTGCTAGAATCCCTTGTTGAGATTGCAGATACTGTACCTAAATATCTGGGTCCTTATTTAGAAGATACTCTGCAGTTGAGTCTGAAGTTATGTGGAGACTCTAGACTTAGTAATCTGCAACGCCAGCTGGCCCTTGAAATAATAGTGACCTTGTCTGAAACTGCAACCCCAATGTtgaaaaaacatacaaatataatTGCACAGGCAGTTCCTCATATATTAACAATGATGGTTGATCTACAAGATGATGAGGACTGGGTAAATGCTGATGAAATGGAAGAAGATGACTTTGACAGCAATGCAGTTGCTGCTGAGAGTGCCCTAGACAGACTGGCTTGTGGGCTTGGTGGAAAACTTGTTTTACCAATGACTAAGGAGCACATCATGCAGATGCTTCAGAGCCCTGACTGGAAATACCGACATGCTGGATTAATGGCCTTATCTGCCATTGGAGAAGGATGCCATCagcaaatggaatcaattctaGATGAAACAGTTAactctgttttgctttttcttcaggATCCTCACCCAAGAGTGAGGGCTGCAGCCTGTACTACACTTGGACAGATGGCTACAGATTTTGCACCTAACTTCCAAAAGAAATTCCATGAAACAGTGATTGCAGCTCTGTTGCGTACCATGGAAAATCAAGGTAATCAGCGTGTGCAATCACATGCGGCTTCCGCACTTATCATTTTTATTGAAGACTGCCCCAAAGCATTGCTTGTTCTATATTTGGATAGTATGGTGAGAAATCTACATTCTATCTTGGTGATTAAACTTCAAGAGTTGATTCGGAATGGAACTAAACTGGCCTTGGAACAGCTTGTGACGACCATTGCCTCAGTTGCAGAtacaatagaagaaaaatttgtTCCGTATTATGATATATTTATGCCATCACTAAAGCACATTGTTGAGCTTGCTGTTCAAAAGGAACTTAAGCTTCTGAAAGGAAAAACTATTGAATGCATTAGCCATGTTGGTCTTG
It encodes:
- the RANBP6 gene encoding ran-binding protein 6 isoform X1 — encoded protein: MAAAGAAGLPATVSGKQEFYQLLKNLINPSCMVRRQAEEVYENIPGLCKTTFLLDAVRNRRAGYEVRQMAAALLRRLLSSGFEEVYPNLPSDVQRDVKIELILAVKLETHASMRKKLCDIFAVLARNLIDEDGTNHWPEGLKFLIDSIYSKNVVLWEVALHVFWHFPGIFGNQERHDLDIIKRLLDQCIQDQEHPAIRTLSARAAAAFVLANENNIALFKDFADLLPGILQAVNDSCYQDDDSVLESLVEIADTVPKYLGPYLEDTLQLSLKLCGDSRLSNLQRQLALEIIVTLSETATPMLKKHTNIIAQAVPHILTMMVDLQDDEDWVNADEMEEDDFDSNAVAAESALDRLACGLGGKLVLPMTKEHIMQMLQSPDWKYRHAGLMALSAIGEGCHQQMESILDETVNSVLLFLQDPHPRVRAAACTTLGQMATDFAPNFQKKFHETVIAALLRTMENQGNQRVQSHAASALIIFIEDCPKALLVLYLDSMVRNLHSILVIKLQELIRNGTKLALEQLVTTIASVADTIEEKFVPYYDIFMPSLKHIVELAVQKELKLLKGKTIECISHVGLAVGKEKFMQDASNVMQLLLKTQSDLSNMEDDDPQTSYMVSAWARMCKILGNDFQQYLPLVIEPLIKTASAKPDVALLDTQDVENMSDDDGWQFVNLGDQQSFGIKTSGLEAKATACQMLVYYAKELREGFVEYTEQVVKLMVPLLKFYFHDNVRVAAAESMPYLLECARILGPEYLAQIWQFICDPLIKAIGTEPDTDVLSEIMNSFAKSIEVMGDGCLNDEHLEELGEILKTKLEGHFKNQELRQVKRQEENYDQQVEMSLQDEDECDVYILTKVSDILHSLFSTYKEKILPWFEQLLPLIVNLICSSRPWPDRQWGLCIFDDIIEHCSPTSFKYVEYFRWPMLLNMRDNNPEVRQAAAYGLGVMAQFGGDDYRSLCSEAVPLLVKVIKCANSKTKKNVIATENCISAVGKILRFKPNCVNVDEVLPHWLSWLPLHEDKEEAIQTLSFLCDLIESNHPVVLGPNNSNLPKIISIIAEGKINETINYEDPCAKRLANVVRQVQTSEELWLECISQLDGVQQEALQELLNFV